From a region of the Cololabis saira isolate AMF1-May2022 chromosome 8, fColSai1.1, whole genome shotgun sequence genome:
- the LOC133448482 gene encoding rootletin-like isoform X3 has translation MSAAENSDTDSNKLESVIQRLEESVLSEEKRLTVRGPSPDAPPTCLPARVREIVTKNLNDSSAGAMSSVISIQEENRVLQGELARLEDLLAHSRADRDELAIKYGAISERLEQTLRFETGDDDQDSPESRSMAQQTVELRRRLDEEQAAYKRKLTAYQEGQQRQAQLVQKLQAKVLQYKKRCGDLEQMLQEKSSELEKHSGHSETSNGRDETSSNLEDALIRLEEEQQRSSSLSAVNAMLREQLEQAGLANEALSQDIRRLTADWTKAREELEQKESDWRREEESFHSYFSSEHSRLLKLWRQVVGFRRHICELKSATEKDLSDMRNELARMSHSAQVSCTGLSAVLHSREGGAALALEREKALKVQLQQQLREQVAETMNLQTRTDTETSELNVRLSDVVRECEKLKSQIEEKDDEIATLLRKFEEQSGSDESDMQLMRAHTETLLDTVRDIAQTVLSDGETSSEADQDNSVALLLSLVHDSSPRRLSSPRRASSLPPPPDTALSALRSAVTTMMLQLQDARGRLVSTQSSALQLRKQLSESDSAKREAEQQSQTLQRERDAAQREREVAQREKDRLKQDRDTLASEKVNLEKAVQAAQSSNHILQMDCEKLQLAIASAQREQDHEREEREAAIQERDRAKAETQRIQKQWEQSESRGSVQRGELSAVRETHQQGEVERQLLERERAQLSEAHARAVSSNTELSLQLSKLQSEDAALRDSLVKMCGMNEGLAQDKADLNTYILQLEEEKAALQAQRREMEQEKLTIRDELVRLEQERLELDSTRSSLHQSLQDSELSRDGMDAELQSLRAERLKLQEKVTQLCGEVTSLNSELSLSQGEGQRNEVALEEVGRSRAELARDKAALVVQLTASERENTVLSEELAAFRSERETLETSLFDVQQQLVQAESRREQLETEIQNLRVRSETAAVEMKRIRSEGENALAQAEREKQTLTQTLNAAGLEAQQALRKVISEHQEEVERLVSEKEVVRHSLQMEHDTALRKLRQETEDQLHRAKTEREELQDETRTLQRDRDQCLLQAETEKQQALSMKEAEKTVLCDKVSSLQAELSASVLESERLAREAAHYKEQEQIRVGALTSELQELHAQLEDAGSFHEREIHSLQETCTDLQSRADVALKELEQCRASLSAAEESRDQLKRDSLETERRLNQSHDSLESCRREGTELRRNLCDVTKERDALGQSNGQLRETLRSAESGRISVKRQCEEQEQRLAVLEENLSSTQKEVTELRSCLREVERSRLEARRELQELRRQLKVLDVEKEQKGVELAELQARLLLEEQRDEDRGKDSFILKQKLNDVEKARDSLKKELSVTQKRLIESESSWRSSERELMAQLQEARGCEKKLQDEAKNLSLRAQAAQDSAAQSSLQLSEAQGRLAATEAELTRAEAGRRDLEFRLSSLQSALTRTLGIGASGRGFRGRSPGASSPSPGSMSRHHSISPLRSSLSPPKEFRGSTPDNTLGSGSASPERGGTPLPLPPTELDPDTLRSGLRDFLQELRDAQRERDDARCQLGALQRELEGQRGERDCVQSRLTHMLNTLQECQEGKRGLDERLTTTQLLLQQQEEAVRRGDRERRALADRVKDLERSLQASETDRKHVQDQLNKQRAAEMRLEAERRRLREALEAAEVRATRVELGRRSLEGELQRFRLSLGDREAETQASQDRHGSLLKQVADGEARVSLLQREVERLNQALLRAQEGESALKQKVTSLSQNLQDVAAAHSSTQARLVALQKTLSLTEQDKKLLQERTDEARASSADAKRSMTALSEHVQSLQSELDQSELQREQLEAELNNAQEALRQRLAGLAEAQRSAQLAQTERAAVEERLLGLQRAVAMLETEKKDAERQAARLEKDKNALRNTLDKVERQKLKSEEGGMRLSAEKNRLDRSLNTAEQELQEAQQQIHLLQAQLAETEQLQSLCDALVRQRDEAQREAEKLKTSFRDMERTLGTRERAHRHRVKGLEEQVSTLKEQLQQEMKRRQASLSSPLLSAGN, from the exons ATGAGCGCTGCGGAAAACTCAGACACCGACTCCAACAAGCTGGAGTCTGTGATACAG AGGCTGGAGGAGAGTGTTCTGTCTGAGGAGAAGAGGCTGACTGTCAGGGGCCCTTCACCTGACGCTCCCCCTACATGTCTGCCAGCAAGAGTGCGAGAGATTGTCACAAAGAACCTCAACGATAGCT CAGCAGGAGCCATGTCCTCGGTCATTTCCATCCAGGAGGAGAACCGAGTGCTGCAGGGAGAGCTGGCGAGGCTGGAGGACCTGCTGGCCCACAGCCGTGCAGACCGGGACGAGCTGGCCATCAAGTATGGAGCAATCAGTGAAAGG CTAGAGCAGACGCTGCGCTTTGAGACGGGAGATGATGACCAGGATTCGCCCGAGTCCCGCAGCATGGCTCAGCAGACCGTGGAACTACGCAGACGGCTGGATGAGGAGCAAGCCGCCTACAAGCGGAAACTCACCGCATACCAGGAGGGGCAGCAGAGGCAGGCGCAGCTCGTTCAGAAGCTGCAGGCTAAA GTGCTCCAGTACAAAAAGAGATGTGGGGATCTGGAGCAGATGCTGCAGGAGAAGTCCTCAGAGTTGGAGAAACACAGT GGTCACAGTGAAACATCAAATGGTCGGGATGAAACCAGCAGCAACCTGGAGGATGCTTTGATCCGTCTGGAGGAAGAGCAGCAGAG aAGCAGCAGTTTGTCTGCTGTGAATGCAATGCTGAGGGAGCAGTTAGAGCAGGCCGGTCTGGCCAACGAGGCTCTCAGCCAGGACATCCGCAGGCTCACCGCCGACTGGACAAAAGCCAGGGAGGAGCTGGAACAAAAGGAGTCGGACTGGAGGAGGGAAGAGGAG TCTTTCCACAGCTACTTCAGCAGCGAGCACAGTCGCCTGCTGAAGCTGTGGCGACAAGTGGTCGGGTTCAGGAGGCACATATGTGAACTGAAGAGCGCCACGGAAAA AGACTTGTCAGACATGCGTAACGAGCTGGCTCGGATGTCCCACTCTGCTCAGGTGTCCTGCACCGGCCTGTCTGCCGTGCTGCACAGTCGGGAAGGGGGAGCCGCACTGGCTCTGGAGCGGGAAAAGGCACTGAAggtccagctgcagcagcagctgagagagCAAGTAGCGGAGACGATGAACCTTCAGACCAGAACAGATACAGAGACGAGTGAGCTTAATGTCAG GCTGTCTGACGTGGTTCGAGAATGTGAGAAATTGAAGAGTCAAATTGAGGAGAAAGACGATGAAATTGCCACGCTCTTGAGGAAGTTTGAG GAGCAGAGCGGCAGTGATGAGTCTGACATGCAGCTGATGAGAGCTCACACTGAGACGCTGCTGGACACAGTGCGGGACATCGCTCAG ACGGTTCTGTCGGATGGAGAGACGTCATCAGAAGCGGATCAGGACAACTCTGTGGCCCTGCTGCTGTCGCTGGTTCACGACTCCTCTCCTCGGAGGCTTTCATCCCCCCGTCGAGCCTCCTCACTGCCTCCTCCTCCCGATACAGCATTGTCTGCTCTCCGCTCTGCAGTTACAACCAtgatgctgcagctgcag GATGCTCGAGGCCGTCTGGTCTCCACCCAGTCGTCTGCACTGCAGTTACGAAAACAGCTGTCTGAGTCCGATTCGGCTAAAAGGGAAGCAGAACAGCAAAGCCAAACCCTGCAGCGAGAGAGGGATGCTGCTCAGAGAGAGCGGGAGGTGGCGCAGAGGGAGAAGGACCGTCTGAAGCAGGATAGAGACACACTTGCCAG TGAGAAGGTTAACTTGGAGAAAGCTGTTCAGGCAGCGCAGAGCAGCAACCACATCTTGCAGATGGACTGCGAGAAGCTTCAGCTGGCCATTGCATCTGCACAGCGAGAGCAAGATCATGAGAGGGAGGAAAGGGAGGCCGCCATTCAGGAGAGGGACCGAGCCAAGGCAGAGACTCAGAGGAT ACAGAAGCAGTGGGAGCAGAGCGAGAGTCGAGGCTCGGTGCAGCGAGGGGAGCTGTCTGCAGTGCGGGAGACTCACCAGCAGGGGGAGGTGGAGAGGCAGCTGCTGGAGCGGGAGAGAGCCCAACTGTCTGAAGCTCATGCTCGA GCTGTGAGCAGCAACACAGAGCTGTCTCTGCAGCTCAGCAAGCTGCAGTCTGAGGATGCTGCTCTCAGAGACTCTCTGGTAAAGATGTGCGGCATGAATGAGGGTCTGGCCCAGGACAAAGCAGACCTCAATACCTACATCCTCCAG CTTGAGGAGGAGAAGGCAGCCCTCCAGGCTCAGAGACGGGAGATGGAGCAGGAGAAGCTGACCATCAGGGATGAGCTAGTCCGGCTGGAGCAGGAGAGGCTGGAGTTGGACTCTACCCGAAGCAGCTTGCACCAGTCGCTCCAGGACAGCGAGCTAAGCCGGGACGGGATGGACGCAGAGCTGCAGAGTCTCAGGGCTGAGAGACTTAAGCTGCAGGAGAAGGTCACACAG CTTTGTGGCGAGGTGACCTCTCTGAATTCGGAGCTGAGTCTCTCACAGGGAGAGGGCCAGAGGAACGAGGTGGCGTTAGAGGAGGTGGGCCGCAGTCGAGCAGAACTGGCCCGAGACAAGGCAGCTCTGGTGGTTCAGCTGACGGCATCTGAGAGAGAAAACACAGTGCTGTCAGAGGAGCTGGCTGCTTTCAG GTCCGAGCGGGAAACCTTGGAAACAAGTCTGTTTGatgtgcagcagcagcttgtGCAGGCGGAGTCTCGCAGAGAGCAGCTGGAAACGGAGATCCAAAACCTCCGAGTCCGCTCTGAGACCgctgcag TTGAAATGAAGCGTATCCGCTCGGAGGGCGAGAACGCATTGGCCCAGGCTGAAAGAGAGAAGCAAACTCTTACTCAGACTCTAAACGCTGCTGGGCTGGAGGCGCAGCAGGCTTTACGCAAGGTCATCTCTGAGCAtcaggaggaggtggagagactGGTGTCAGAGAAG GAGGTCGTGCGGCACAGCTTGCAGATGGAGCACGACACTGCCCTGAGGAAGCTCAGGCAGGAGACGGAGGATCAGCTCCACAGAGCAAAGACGGAaagagaggagctgcaggatgAGACGAGGACTCTCCAGCGTGACAGAGATCAGTGTCTGCTGCAGGCAGAGACGGAGAAACAACAG GCTCTTTCTATGAAGGAGGCAGAGAAGACGGTTTTGTGTGATAAGGTGTCCAGTCTGCAGGCTGAGCTGTCAGCATCGGTCCTGGAGTCTGAGCGGCTGGCCAGAGAAGCAGCTCATTAcaaggagcaggagcag ATAAGAGTTGGAGCTCTGACCAGCGAGCTGCAGGAGCTTCATGCTCAGTTGGAGGATGCAGGCTCGTTTCATGAAAGGGAAATCCACAGTCTACAGGAAACTTGTACTGATCTTCAGTCACGTGCTGATGTTGCTCTCAAAGAG CTGGAGCAGTGCAGAGCTTCTCTCTCAGCTGCTGAAGAGAGCCGAGACCAACTGAAGCGCGACTCACTGGAGACCGAGCGCCGTCTGAACCAGAGCCACGACTCATTAGAGAGCTGCAGGAGAGAAGGGACGGAGCTGCGTCGCAACCTCTGCGATGTCACCAAGGAGAGAGACGCTCTCGGTCAATCGAATGGACAGCTGAGAGAAACTCTGCGCAGCGCGGAAAGCGGGAGAATCAG TGTGAAACGCCAGTGTGAAGAGCAGGAGCAGAGGCTGGCTGTGCTGGAGGAGAACTTGTCCTCCACTCAGAAGGAGGTGACGGAGCTGCGGAGCTGTCTGAGAGAAGTGGAGCGGTCACGACTGGAGGCCCGACGagagctgcaggagctccgcAGACAG CTGAAGGTTCTGGATGTAGAGAAGGAGCAGAAAGGGGTGGAGTTGGCAGAGCTGCAGGCCCGTCTGTTGTTGGAGGAGCAACGAGATGAGGACAGAGGGAAGGACTCTTTCATCCTCAAACAGAAGCTTAATGATGTGGAAAAAGCCAGAGATTCTCTGAAAAAAGAG CTCTCTGTGACTCAGAAGCGTCTGATAGAGTCTGAGTCGAGCTGGCGCAGCAGCGAGAGAGAGCTGATGGCTCAACTGCAGGAGGCACGTGGCTGCGAGAAGAAGCTACAAGATGAAGCCAAGAACCTGTCGCTGCGCGCCCAGGCGGCCCAGGACTCGGCCGCACAGAGCAGCCTGCAGCTGAGCGAGGCACAGGGGAGGCTGGCCGCCACCGAGGCCGAGCTGACTCGGGCCGAGGccgggaggagggacctggagTTCCGTCTGAGCAGCCTCCAGTCGGCGCTGACGCGGACGCTGGGCATCGGGGCGAGTGGCAGAGGCTTCAGGGGGAGGAGCCCGGGGGCCAGCTCCCCTTCCCCTGGCAGCATGTCACGCCACCACAGCATCTCACCTCTGCGCTCCTCACTCTCGCCTCCTAAAG AATTTCGGGGAAGCACGCCCGACAACACTCTGGGCTCCGGGAGTGCGTCTCCTGAGAGAGGCGGCACtccgcttcctcttcctccaacagAACTTGACCCCGACACTCTGCGAAGCGGTCTCAGGGACTTCCTCCAGGAGCTACGTGATGCCCAAAGAGAGagg GACGATGCCCGGTGCCAGCTCGGGGCCCTGCAGCGGGAACTGGAAGGGCAGAGGGGAGAGCGAGACTGTGTCCAGAGTCGCCTCACTCACATGCTCAACACCTTACAGGAGTGTCAAGAAG GGAAGCGGGGTCTTGATGAGCGTCTGACCACCACTCAGcttctgctgcagcagcaggaggaagcAGTGAGGAGAGGGGACCGAGAGAGAAGAGCTCTGGCCGACAGGGTGAAGGATTTAGAGCGATCGCTGCAGGCCTCGGAGACTGATAGGAAGCACGTTCAG GATCAGTTGAACAAGCAGCGTGCTGCGGAGATGCGGCTGGAGGCTGAGAGGAGGCGTCTGCGCGAGGCGCTGGAGGCGGCCGAAGTGCGGGCCACCAGAGTGGAGCTGGGGAGGCGCAGCCTGGAGGGGGAGTTGCAGAGATTCAGACTCAGTCTGGGAGATCGGGAGGCTGAGACGCAGGCTTCACAAGACCGCCACGGCTCTCTGCTCAAACAG GTGGCAGACGGAGAAGCCcgtgtttctctgcttcagagGGAGGTAGAGAGACTGAACCAAGCTCTGCTCAGAGCTCAGGAAGGTGAATCTGCCCTCAAACAGAAGGTCACGTCTCTCAgccagaacctgcaggacgTGGCGGCCGCTCACAGCAGCACGCAGGCTCGTCTGGTTGCTCTGCAGAAGACGTTGAGTTTGACTGAACAGGACAAAAAGCTTCTACAA GAACGAACGGACGAAGCCCGCGCTTCATCAGCTGACGCAAAGAGAAGCATGACTGCCCTCTCTGAGCATGTGCAGAGCCTGCAGAGCGAGCTGGACCAGAGCGAGCTGCAGCGAGAGCAGCTGGAGGCCGAGCTCAACAATGCTCAGGAG GCACTGCGTCAGCGTTTGGCGGGTCTTGCGGAGGCTCAGCGCAGCGCCCAGCTAGCTCAGACAGAGCGAGCTGCTGTGGAGGAGCGGCTGCTCGGCCTCCAAAGAGCAGTCGCCATGCTAGAGACTGAGAAAAAAGATGCGGAGAGACAGGCTGCCAGGCTGGAGAAAGACAAGAATGCACTGAGGAACACGCTGGATAAG GTTGAACGTCAGAAGCTGAAGTCTGAGGAGGGCGGCATGCGGCTGTCTGCGGAGAAGAATCGCCTGGATCGCTCCCTGAACACGGCTGAGCAGGAGCTCCAGGAAGCACAGCAGCAGATACACTTGCTGCAG GCTCAGCTGGCCGAGACGGAGCAGTTGCAGAGTCTGTGTGATGCTTTGGTGCGGCAGCGTGATGAGGCCCAGCGGGAGGCAGAGAAGCTGAAGACCAGTTTCAGGGACATGGAGCGAACTCTGGGCACCAGAGAGCGAGCTCACCGGCACCGCGTCAAAGGCCTCGAGGAGCAG GTGTCGACTctgaaggagcagctgcagcaggagatgaAGCGGCGACAGGCTTCGCTCTCATCGCCGTTGCTGTCGGCAGGAAACTGA